The following is a genomic window from Planctomycetia bacterium.
GGGGCGATTGACACAGGCTCCGGAATAACGGCAATCCAGGCTTCCGTCTGTCCGCCCGGATTGATTCCGGCACCCGTTATTACGGTTCCATCCGACGATATACCGGTTGCTGAAATGAGCTGCCAGCCCGCCAGGTCAAGGCCGAAATCGATGCTTAGCACAGTCTGCAGCTCACGCATTCCGCGTACCGAGTCCCAAATGAAAGCTGCCGCGCGGCTGTCAGGCGTTGCAAATCCGACGACAAGTGAGCCATCTCCAGAAACCGCGCTTGCCTGACTGCTGGTTCCAAGGCCCGGAAGATCGCCGAGCCCAATCATTCCCGTTGCGCCTGACCAGAAGAACGCCTCTACTCCGTTCGCAGAATTGCTCCTTCCCACGATGGCGTTTCCGTCAGCAGAGACCGCGTAAGCGCGGCTGTCAAAGCTGCCCCCGGGAAGATCACCGAGTCCAGTCATTCCGCCTGACTGCGTCCACCGGAAGGCCTCAAATCGAGAGAATCCGGCCGCTGCGCTCTGTGCTTCTCCTACGATTACCGAACCATTTGACGAGATACCCCATGCGGAACTATCGACGCCGCCACCCGGCAAGTCTCCTAGAATCGTCATTCCAGTAGCCTGCGTCCAACGAACGGCATGGCGGCTGGACAAACTACCCCAGCCAGCGGAAACACTTCCATCAATGGAGGTACCCGTAAGACAACTATCGAATCCAAAACCCGCAAGGTCGCCCAGGCCGATCATTCCTGTAGCCTGGGTCCACCGAAATGCTTCTCGCCCGAGCGACGAGTTTCCACAGCCAACGATGAAAGTGCCGTTCAACGAAGCCGATCGGGCCTCGCTCCTTAAGGTTCCGCCAGCAAGGTCATCTATGCCAACCATGCCAGTCGCTGAAGTCCACCTAAATGCCTGGGAAGTAGATACGGCGAAGTCGGCCATTCCAACAACCGTGCCCCCGTCCGGCGAGATGCCCCAGGCTTGGCTATTAAAGACACCACCCGGCAGATCGCCCAAACCCATGAAGCTCGGCGCAGGAAAAGAAAGGGCGGCCTGAGTAGTGATGCTGATGGTCACGAAAAAGGTGACCACCCACAGAACAAAACCTCGGTTCCATATTCCCATGGCCCAAGAGCCTCCTTAAGCGCCTCAATTGAGACGCTTCTCCCATCATCTTAACAATAACAGCGATTCCCGTTCAACGCGGCGGGGGCACGATTTGGCAGCCAAGGAGGGCTCTTTGCGCCCGGCTGGCGATAACATTCCCAGTGTCATGCGTCCGGCAGGGGCGCCGGACGCTACGAGCTGGCACACTACGCCTTGGTCAGATTGCGGACGATTTCGAAATGCGTTGGTTCGACGGGCATGACTGACAGGCGCTGGCCGCGCTGGAGGACCAGCATTTTCTCAAGACCCTTCGTTTTTCTCAGCGTCGAAAGCGTGACAACTTCGCCGAACTTCTCGACAAACTCGACATCGACCATCATCCAGATGGGGTCATCCTTCGTCGACTTGGGGTCGTAGTGATCGTTCTTCTTGTCGAGGGCGGTGTGGTCGGGGTAGGCCTCGCGCGCGACCCGGGCGACGCCTGCGACGCCGATAGGGTCGGCGCTGGAGTGATAGATCAGCACGCCGTCGCCGAGCTTCATGTCGTCGCGCATGAAGTTGCGGGCCTGATAGTTTCGCACGCCGTCCCAGCAGGTTCGCTTATCACGGGCGAGGTCGTCGATCGAATAGGTCTGCGGCT
Proteins encoded in this region:
- a CDS encoding PEP-CTERM sorting domain-containing protein, producing the protein MGIWNRGFVLWVVTFFVTISITTQAALSFPAPSFMGLGDLPGGVFNSQAWGISPDGGTVVGMADFAVSTSQAFRWTSATGMVGIDDLAGGTLRSEARSASLNGTFIVGCGNSSLGREAFRWTQATGMIGLGDLAGFGFDSCLTGTSIDGSVSAGWGSLSSRHAVRWTQATGMTILGDLPGGGVDSSAWGISSNGSVIVGEAQSAAAGFSRFEAFRWTQSGGMTGLGDLPGGSFDSRAYAVSADGNAIVGRSNSANGVEAFFWSGATGMIGLGDLPGLGTSSQASAVSGDGSLVVGFATPDSRAAAFIWDSVRGMRELQTVLSIDFGLDLAGWQLISATGISSDGTVITGAGINPGGQTEAWIAVIPEPVSIAPFLIVFAILRPRNRIA
- a CDS encoding EVE domain-containing protein, which produces MADAKYWLLKTEPQTYSIDDLARDKRTCWDGVRNYQARNFMRDDMKLGDGVLIYHSSADPIGVAGVARVAREAYPDHTALDKKNDHYDPKSTKDDPIWMMVDVEFVEKFGEVVTLSTLRKTKGLEKMLVLQRGQRLSVMPVEPTHFEIVRNLTKA